In a genomic window of Glycine max cultivar Williams 82 chromosome 13, Glycine_max_v4.0, whole genome shotgun sequence:
- the LOC102665926 gene encoding F-box/FBD/LRR-repeat protein At3g14710 gives MDESSDSNVVGSSTCKEKLSKKVKAKEAKDAVRTSVLSKKWAYHWTSITKLDLDDSVFYYPKRKTGGKQYFMNFVYRALLLTKNPSIESFSLVMTNKYDVYMFNTWISGILNRNVKNLHICSHFEVPFNAHTSDSLFDSEVLEELVLKMICTIPVVKTFLHFGHLKCLRLCSVVFDLESSSSEDLTLSLPVLEVFETKNCTWFNAESVTLRVPLLESVLIEHDPAAVFYELDSLPIKISASRLTKFTFCSYCYMAQHVLLLDPSSAHNASADITIRCDEDSDSVSETGSYASLLLRQFSEVKYLKFDGAEVSILKPFKTLNVKKPKHEFFMMK, from the exons ATGGATGAGTCATCTGATTCAAATGTTGTTGGCTCTAGCACATGCAAGGAAAAACTTTCAAAGAAGGTGAAGGCAAAGGAAG CTAAAGATGCTGTTCGTACAAGTGTTTTGTCCAAGAAATGGGCATATCACTGGACATCCATCACCAAGTTGGACTTAGATGATAGTGTGTTCTATTATCCAAAGAGAAAGACAGGTGGAAAACAGTACTTTATGAACTTTGTGTATAGGGCACTTCTTCTTACTAAAAATCCTAGTATTGAAAGTTTCTCTCTTGTGATGACTAACAAGTATGATGTATACATGTTCAATACGTGGATATCTGGTATCTTGAACCGAAATGTGAAGAATCTTCATATATGTTCACATTTTGAGGTCCCTTTCAATGCTCATACATCCGATTCCCTTTTTGACTCGGAGGTATTAGAAGAACTGGTGCTGAAGATGATTTGCACTATACCAGTTGTCAAaacctttcttcattttggtcaCCTAAAATGCCTGAGGTTGTGTTCAGTTGTATTTGATCTTGAATCAAGCAGCTCAGAAGATCTGACTCTTAGCTTACCAGTCCTCGAGGTGTTTGAGACAAAAAATTGCACTTGGTTTAATGCTGAGAGTGTCACTTTAAGAGTGCCTCTACTTGAAAGTGTCCTTATAGAACATGACCCCGCTGCAGTATTTTATGAGCTGGATTCCTTGCCAATCAAGATTTCTGCTTCGCGTCTgacaaaatttacattttgcAGTTATTGTTATATGGCACAACATGTTCTTCTGTTAGATCCATCATCAGCTCATAATGCTTCTGCTGATATAACTATCCGATGTGATGAGGACAGTGACAGTGTATCAGAAACAGGATCTTATGCTTCTCTGCTTCTCAGGCAATTCAGTGAAGTGAAGTATCTTAAATTTGATGGGGCGGAGGTAAGCATCCTTAAAcctttcaaaacattgaatgtgAAGAAACCAAAACATGAATTTTTTATGATGAAATGA